DNA sequence from the Deinococcus humi genome:
TCAGCATTAGCAGAGTCAGCACTCGGCTGGCCCGGACCTCGCGCACACCCTGACGGAACGTGGTGGTCAGCACCGCCCAGGTCTGGCGTTCCCCGCGCGGCGCTGGGGTAAAGCCGTCTTCGGGCATCTGCAGCCACAGGTACAGCGTGAGCATCAGGGCCAGGGCGCCGCCCGCCAGAATGGGAACGTGCAGGCCAAGAGTCGCTAGGGCCGCCGTCGCCGCAATGCCCACAATGCCCGCCGCCCGGCCGTACTGGCTGCCCAGCAGGTAGAGGTGCGCGGCGCGGTCTTCCCCCACCTCGTCGGCCAGCCACGCCTGCTGGGCACCGCTGAGGAAGGTGTAGCCGGCTGCCGAGACGATCTGCGTCAGCAGCAGCGCCCAGAACACTGGAAAAGCGGCCACCAGCAGCATAGATACGCCCAGGCACAGGCACCCCAGGACCACCGAGCGGCGGCGCGAGTACACATCGGCCACCACGCCGGTTGCACCTCCAGCACAAAAGCCGCGCCCTCCAGCGCTGCGCCGATCAGGAGCAGTTGCAGCGGATCCAGACCCGCCACAGTCACGAAATACAGGCCCTGTAACGTATAGGCCAGGGTAAAGGCGAACGACAGGCCCGCCGACAGCACCAGATAGACCCGCGTGGGGTCATTTGTTTTCAACATAGTCTTCCCTGGGAGATCAACAGTTCGTGAGGGTCAAGAAGGACAGCCGCGCTTCCCGGCAGGGGCGCGAAGATTCTTGGCGTGGAGGATCAGAGGACTGTTGACATGGGTGAATCACCCAGGGTTGAGGCTAAACGTACTGTACTGGAACTGGGGCCTGGGTGCCCACCAATGCAGAGGAGGGCGGCAGCCCCCGCAGGAACTGCCGCCCTCCTCTTGTCTGGCCTCTACCCCACCCCGCTCAGTTGCGGCAGCGGATGTCCTGACCGAAGGTCTGGTTGCTAATCTTGGCGTAAGTGCCATTGTTCATGACCTTGTCCAGCGCCGAGTTCAGCTCCTTGAGGAGGCTGCTGTTGCCCTTCTTGACCGCCATGGCGATGCTCTCCTTGAACAGCAGGGCGCCCTGCTTGACCTTGCCCTTCTGCGCCTTGACCAGATCGATCCCGGTGAACTTGTCACCCACCCAGGCGTCCACACGGCCCGCCATCAGTGCGGCTTGGGCATCAGTGTCCTTGGGAAAGGTCTTGACGTCGCCCACGCCGGGCACCTTACGGACATTTTCCAGGTAAGTGGTGCCCACCTGCACAGCCACCGACTTGCCCGCCAGATCAGCCGCCGTCATGGGGCCGCCGGGCTTGGCGACAATGGCGCCCCCGGTGCAGTAGTGGGGGTTGGAGAAGTCCACAGCCTTGGCGCGCTGCGGGGTGATGCCGTGGCTGGCGATCACGAAGTCGTAACGGTCCTGGTTCAGGCCGATCAGCAGGTTGTCGAATGGCTGCGTGGTCCATTCCACCTTCAGGCCCAGTTCCTTGGCCAGCGCCTCGGCCAGATCGACCTCAAAACCGGTCAGCTTCTTGCCTTCCAGCACATTGAAAGGGGGAAAGGCGCCCTCGGTGGCGATCTTGATGGTGCCGCTCTGCTTGATGGCGTCCCAGGTGCGGGCCTGTGCGGCGCTGGCAAGAAGGGCAAAGGCGGTCAGGGTGAGGATGGCTCTTTTCATGGGGTCTCCTGTGAATACTGAAACCTGGCACCTTGATGACGTCAGGCATGTGGTTGATAACCCGCATTGTAGCGTTCAGCGCCAAGTGAGGCGCAATGCGGGCCCACACCCTAGACTGCTCCATGCGAATCGTAATCGTGGGCGGCGTGGCCGCAGGAATGAGTGCGGCCAGTCGCGCCATGCGGCAGAACCCGGAGGCCGACGTGGTGGTCTTCGAGCGCGGCGAGTACATCAGCTACGGCGCCTGCGGGCTGCCGTACGTCCTGGGCGGCGACGTGGACAGCTTCGACGATCTGATCGCGCGGACGCCCGGACAGATGCGCTCACGCGGTATCGGCGTCCGGTTGCGCCATGAAGTGACGGGCGTCGACGCGAAAGCCGCCACCGTCACCGTTGTTGATCACGATTCCGGGCGCAGCGCCGTGGAACCGTACGACAAACTGCTGCTCGCCACCGGCGTCTCGGCCATCCGCCCCGACTGGGCAACAACCGATCTGGGCGGCGTCCATGTCCTGCGCGACATTCCCGACGGACAGGCCATCGAGAGCAGCCTTAAGGACGCCAGCGCCCATGGGAAGGGGCGCGCCGTGATTGTGGGCGGCGGCTACATCGGGCTGGAGCTGGCCGAGACGCTGCATTGCCGGGGCCTGAGCGTGGTGATCGTGGAAAAGGCCCCGGAGGTGGCGGGCCGCATGCTGGACCGCGATTATCAGCAGCGCGTGCGCGCCGAGCTGGAGGGCAACGGCGTGGAGATTCGCTGCGGCACCAGCGTCGAGGGCCTGACCGGGAAAGACGGACGCGTGACCGGCGTGCAGACCGATCACGGCCTGATCCGCGCCGACGTGGTGATCGTGGCGGTGGGCGTGCGCCCGAACACCGGGCTGGCCCGCGTCGCCGGGGCACGCGTGGGCAAGACCGGGGCGGTGGCCGTCAACACCCGCCAGGAAACGGCCGTGGAAGGAGTGTATTCGGCAGGCGACAACACCGAATCCCTCCACCGGGTCACGCGTCGCAAGGTGCACATTCCGCTGGGACTGACCGCCAACCGGATGGGCCGGGTGGCCGGGGTGAACATGGCCGGAGGCGACGCCACCTTTCCGGGAGTGGTGGGCAGCAGCATCTTCAAGACCTTCTCGCTGGGCGCGGCCCGCACCGGCCTGACCCAGACGGAAGCCGACGAGCTGGGCCTCAGGGCGGTTAGCGTGGACGTCAGCAGCACCGATCACGCCGGGTACTACGCCACCGCCAAGCCGATCTACGTGCGCCTGACCGCCGAGCACGGCACGGGCCGCCTGCTGGGCGCCCAACTGGTCTGCAACAACCACGAGAGCGTCAAGCGCGTCGATGTGATCGCTGCGCTGCTACACGGACGCGGCAAGGTGCAGGACCTGTTCGAGATGGACCTGTCCTACGCTCCCCCCTTCTCCGGCGTGTGGGACGTGCTGCTGGTGGCCGCCGATCGCCTGAGCCGCGAGATCGGCAAGAAGCAGGAGTAGGCGTGCTGACGGCAGGTAAGCTGGCCTGCAAAGGCTCACCGGGAGGCTGATACCCTGAGGGTGTCCCGCCGGCGCGATCACCCGGCCAAGGAGCGCCCCATGATTCATCCGCCCCCAGAGATCTCCCGTCCGGCGCCGATGCTGGACGTCAGGGCCGATTTCCCGCTGTTCGCGCACCGCCCGAAACTGGTCTTTCTGGATTCCGCCGCGTCCAGCCAGAAGCCGGCCGCCGTGATTCAGGCCATGGCCGATTTTTACGCCCACGATTACGCCAACATCCACCGTGGCGCCTACCGCCTGTCGGCCAATGCCACGGACCGCTTTGAAGCCGTGCGGGACCAGGCCGCGCAGTTCTTCGGCGCGCCGTCGCGCGACGGGGTGATCTTTACCCGCAACGCCACCGAGGCGATCAATCTGGTGGCCCACAGCTGGGGCCAGCTGCACCTGAACCCCGGCGACGTGGTGCTGGTCAGCGAGATGGAACACCACGCCAACCTCGTGCCGTGGCACCTGATCACCGGGCAGCGCGGCGCGCGGGTGGAGGCGGTCGCCATGACGCCGGATGGCAGGCTTGATCTGGAGGATTACGGGCACAAACTGCGTGACCTGCCGGTCAAGCTGGTGGCCCTGCAGCACGTGAGCAACGCGCTGGGAACGGTGCATCCGGCGCGGCAGCTGGTGGAAATGGCCCACTCTTACGGTGTGCCCATCCTGCTGGACGGCGCTCAGGCGGCCCCCCATCTGCCGCTGAATCTAGACGCGCTGGGCGCGGATTTCTATGTTCTGAGCGCCCACAAGATGCTTGGCCCCAGCGGCGTGGGCCTGCTGCTGGCCCGCCCGGAGGCGCTGCGCGGGATGCCCCCATACCAGGGCGGCGGCGACATGATCCGCGAGGTCTACTCCCAGCACAGCACCTACGCCCCGCTGCCCCACACCTTCGAGGCGGGGACTCCCGCCATCGCCGAGGTCATCGGTTTCGGCGCGACCCTGGAGTACCTGGGTGGTCTTGGGATGGCGAGGGTCGCGGCGCACGAACACGCCCTGCTCAGCTACGCCTTGCAGCGGCTGGGCGCGGTGGACGGTCTGCAACTCTACGGCCCACCCGATGACCGCTGCGGGGTGGTCAGCCTCAACGTGCTGGGCGCACACGCCCACGACGTCGCCGGTTTCCTGGACGAGGCGAACATCTGCGTCCGGGCCGGGCACCACTGCGCCCAGCCGCTGATGCGTGCGCTGGGCGTGGCCAGCACCGTGCGGGCCAGCTTCTCGGTCTACACCACACCCGCCGACGTGGATGCCCTGGCAGACGCGCTGAGCGAGATCGTGCAGTTCTTTGCGGAGACCCCATGACCCCCCCGGACAGCGCCATGCAGGCCCTCTATAAGCAGGTGGTCATGGAGCACTACCGCCGTCCGCGCAACTTCGGCAACCTGCCGGACGCCACCCACGCTGAGGGCGGGCACAACCCGTCGTGTGGCGATCAGCTGCAACTGATGCTCAGGCTGGACGGGGACCGCATCGAGGACGCCCGCTTCACCGCGCAGGGCTGCGCCATCTCGGTGGCGAGCGCCAGCCTGATGACCGGGGCGCTGAAGGGCAAAACCGTGCAGGAGGCCAGTGCCCTCATCCTGGCCTTTACCGGAATGGTGCGCAGCGGAGAGGCCGCACCCGAACTGGGCGATCTGGCGGCCCTGCGCGGCGTGCATACCCTGCACACCCGCGTCAAGTGCGCCACCCTGCCGTGGCAGACCCTGCAGGTGCTGCTGGAACAGGTACGCCCGCAGGACGGGGCATAAGGTGGAGCCGCCCACCACCCTCCCGAAGCCATGCGACTGACCGGCCTGCTCGTGGTCTCGCTGCTCACGCTGGCCAGTATCCAGACCGCCGCTGCACAGACCACACCTGAGGCGCTGGCTGGGGCGCTTCAGACGGCCGCACGGGCCGGTGATGGAGCCGCCTACCACATGCTGCTCAGCCTGGAGGGCACCTTCGCCGTCGAGGGCGGGAACTTCGCCGCCGATCTGGGCCGCACGCCGCAGCCCACCGTCACCTATCAGTTCTCCGAGGTCAGGGCGGATGGCCCGCAAAGCCGCGCCAGTCTCGCGCT
Encoded proteins:
- a CDS encoding ABC transporter substrate-binding protein → MKRAILTLTAFALLASAAQARTWDAIKQSGTIKIATEGAFPPFNVLEGKKLTGFEVDLAEALAKELGLKVEWTTQPFDNLLIGLNQDRYDFVIASHGITPQRAKAVDFSNPHYCTGGAIVAKPGGPMTAADLAGKSVAVQVGTTYLENVRKVPGVGDVKTFPKDTDAQAALMAGRVDAWVGDKFTGIDLVKAQKGKVKQGALLFKESIAMAVKKGNSSLLKELNSALDKVMNNGTYAKISNQTFGQDIRCRN
- a CDS encoding FAD-dependent oxidoreductase; protein product: MRIVIVGGVAAGMSAASRAMRQNPEADVVVFERGEYISYGACGLPYVLGGDVDSFDDLIARTPGQMRSRGIGVRLRHEVTGVDAKAATVTVVDHDSGRSAVEPYDKLLLATGVSAIRPDWATTDLGGVHVLRDIPDGQAIESSLKDASAHGKGRAVIVGGGYIGLELAETLHCRGLSVVIVEKAPEVAGRMLDRDYQQRVRAELEGNGVEIRCGTSVEGLTGKDGRVTGVQTDHGLIRADVVIVAVGVRPNTGLARVAGARVGKTGAVAVNTRQETAVEGVYSAGDNTESLHRVTRRKVHIPLGLTANRMGRVAGVNMAGGDATFPGVVGSSIFKTFSLGAARTGLTQTEADELGLRAVSVDVSSTDHAGYYATAKPIYVRLTAEHGTGRLLGAQLVCNNHESVKRVDVIAALLHGRGKVQDLFEMDLSYAPPFSGVWDVLLVAADRLSREIGKKQE
- a CDS encoding aminotransferase class V-fold PLP-dependent enzyme, which gives rise to MIHPPPEISRPAPMLDVRADFPLFAHRPKLVFLDSAASSQKPAAVIQAMADFYAHDYANIHRGAYRLSANATDRFEAVRDQAAQFFGAPSRDGVIFTRNATEAINLVAHSWGQLHLNPGDVVLVSEMEHHANLVPWHLITGQRGARVEAVAMTPDGRLDLEDYGHKLRDLPVKLVALQHVSNALGTVHPARQLVEMAHSYGVPILLDGAQAAPHLPLNLDALGADFYVLSAHKMLGPSGVGLLLARPEALRGMPPYQGGGDMIREVYSQHSTYAPLPHTFEAGTPAIAEVIGFGATLEYLGGLGMARVAAHEHALLSYALQRLGAVDGLQLYGPPDDRCGVVSLNVLGAHAHDVAGFLDEANICVRAGHHCAQPLMRALGVASTVRASFSVYTTPADVDALADALSEIVQFFAETP
- the sufU gene encoding Fe-S cluster assembly sulfur transfer protein SufU, whose amino-acid sequence is MTPPDSAMQALYKQVVMEHYRRPRNFGNLPDATHAEGGHNPSCGDQLQLMLRLDGDRIEDARFTAQGCAISVASASLMTGALKGKTVQEASALILAFTGMVRSGEAAPELGDLAALRGVHTLHTRVKCATLPWQTLQVLLEQVRPQDGA